The Kineococcus mangrovi region GGGCCCGTGCGAGTTCCCCGACGTTCTCACCGGTCATGGGGATCTGCGAGACCTCCACGGTGCGGTACCCGATCTCCCGCACCCGGCGCAGCGTCTCGAACACCCCCAGCTCCTGCACGCTCGCGCGCAGCATCATCGCCTGCACACCGATGCGCGCCATCACTCGTCACCGTGCCGCTGCGGGAACAGCGCCTCGTCGGCGATGCGCTCGTTGAGCAGCGCGAGGTACTGCTCGTCGTCGAAGTCGAGCCCGACCTCCCGGCCCGTCCAGCTCGACAGGTGGACGGCGTTGGCCAGCCGGACCCCCAGCAGCCCCTCGGCACCGGGGGCGATGAGCTCCTCCTCCCCGCGCACGGCGGCCGCGAAGTTCGCCAGCACGGCCACGTGCTGCTCGCCCCAGGCCGAGGGGAACTCGATGGTCTCGGTGGTCTGCAGCTCCGACACGTCGAGCTGACCGCGGAACAGCTGCGCCACCTGCTCGGGGCCGATCCCGGCGCTGATCTCCCGCTCCGGCTTCGCGAACCGGGTGACGGTGGCGACCTTGCTGCCCTCCACCACGATCTTGCCGGCGTCGCCCTGGATCTCGAGGCGGTCGGTGCCGACGAGGTCGTGGACGGCGGTGACGAACACCCCGGTCGACCCCTCGCCGAAGTCGGCGAGCACCGTCACCTCGTCCTCGACGGCGATGTCGCGCTGCAACCCGTAGGACACCTTCGCGAACACCGAGCGCGGGACGCCGCACAACCACTGCCACAGGTCGAGCTGGTGGGGTGCCTGGTTGACCAGGACCCCGCCACCCTCCCCGCCCCAGGTGGCCCGCCACGCGCTCTGCTCGTAGTAACCCTGCGGCCGCCACCACGTCGTGATGATCCAGTTCGAGCGGATGATCCGGCCGATACCACCGGACTCGACGATCTCCTTCAACCGTCGGTACAGCGGGTTCGTGCGCTGGTTGAACATGACCCCGAACGTCACGTCGGGGTGCGCCGCGGCGACGGCGTTGAGCCGCTTCACCTGCAGGGAGTGCACCCCGGCCGGTTTCTCGACGAGGACGTGGACCCCGCGCTCGATCGCGTCGACGCCCATCTGCGGGTGCTGGTAGTGCGGGACGCACGTGACGACGGCGTCGACCGTGCCGCTGTCGAGCATCGCGCGGTGGTCGGTGAAGAAGGGCACGCCGCCGAACTCGGACTCGACCCGTCCGGCCTTGCCCGGGTCGCTGTCGGCCACGGCACCCAGCGTCATGCCCGGGACCCGGCCGTCGGTGACGAAGCGGGCGTACGTCGAGCCCTGCGTGCCGAGACCGATGACACCGAGCCGCACCGTGCTGTTCATGGTTTCCTCTCCTGGAACTTCGGGTCTTCTCACTCGTCGGCGCCCTCGGGCGAGGGTTCCCGCCCGTCGGCCTCCCCGGGTGCGGTGGCCGCCGGCCCGGCGGGCGCCCCCTCCCGCAGCCGGTACAGCACCTCCCCCGCGTGGGGTTCGACGAACGTGTCCGGGTCCTGCGACCACGCGTCGACGTCGATCGTCGCGGGGTCCAGGTACTGCAGGTTCACGGCCTCCACGACCTCGCGCGGGATGCCCGTCGCCAGCGTCACCGTCACGCGGTTGCGCTCCCCGTGCTCGGGGTCCCACGTGCCCTGACCGCGCAGGTGGGTGGAGTGCGCGAGGTCGCCCCACGGCTGGTCGCGGAACCGTTCCCACTGCCCGGTGAAGTAGTCGCGGTTGTGGTACCCGATCTGCGTGATGCGGGGGTGCATGACGGAGACCTGCGTGATGTGCGGGGCGTACAGGACGAGTTCCCCGCCGTCGGCGACGACCGGTTCGAGCTTGTAGAACCCCTTGGCCGCCGTCCAGATGTCCTCGTACTTCTCGGGCACCACGGACAGCACGCGCCGCCACGGCCGGTCGAGGTAGGTGACGTGGGTCTGCGCCGACACCTCCGCGCACGCCGCCCACGCGTCCTCGGGCGTCCCGAACGCCGCGGCGTGCAGCACGTCGGTCCCCGAGGCGACGACGAGGCACAGCGCCAGCCGACGGCACCGGAGCATCGACGCCGCCTCGTCGATGAGCGCCCGCACGGGCGTCACCCCGCGGCTGCCGATCATCGCGGCGCTCGTGACGAGCGCCCCCACCCAGTGCGAGACGTCGATGACCTCCTGGCCGGAGACACCGGGGAAGAAGTACTTGTTGCCGCCGGAGAACCCGACGACCTCGTGCGGGAACACCGGACCGACGACGAGCGCGACGTCGGCCTCGGCGACCAGCCGGTTGATGCGCACGTCGACGTCCGGCCCGGGCAGCAACCCGCCGGTGAGCTCGGCCAGGCGCGCCGCCGGGACGGTGCCGAGGGAGGTGAACGTCGCAGGCTCCCACGACTCGTGGTTCACGACGGACCACCCCGGGTACGTCGCCTCCAGCGCACCCGCCTCGTACCCGAGGTGGCGGGCCAGGTGCTCCTCGTCCATGCCCTGGTGGGTGCCGAGGGCGACGACGACGTCGACCCGGGCCGGGCGGCCGGCGAACCCGTCGTGGACGGCGCGCAGCAGCAGCGGCAGCGGGCAGGTGCGCGTGGCGTCCGGCACGACGACGCAGACCCGGGCGCCGTCCAGGTCCACCCCGCGGACCTGGTCCACGACGAACCGCCGCACGTCCTGCGGGTCGAGCCGTCCGGCCGGGCCCCCCAGCGACGCCGCCCTCCCGGGATCACCGGGATCCGCACCGAACGCACCGTCCTCGCGTGCCGCCATGCGCCGACTGTGCTGCGCCGCGCGCGGGAAGTCGAGGTGCACCGGTGTTCGGCGGCAACTGACGGCAACTCCTGGCGCCGGGCGGGGAGTTCGGGTCCGGTGGGGCCATGACGCCGCTGCAGCTGGACCCGGACCGGCTCCTGCCCCCCGACCCGACGCGGCGCGCGGTGGCCCGGCGCCTGCACGCGGCGGTGGCGGACCTGCCGGTCATCTCCCCCCACGGGCACGTCCCGGCCGGCTGGCTGGCCCACGACGTGCCGTTCGCGGACCCGACGTCGCTGCTGCTGACGCCGGACCACTACGCCACCCGGCTCCTGCACTCCCACGGCGTCGACCTGGCCCACCTCGGGGTGGGCCGGGGGCCGTTGTCCCCGGAGGCCTCGCGCGCCGCGTTCCGCACGTTGTGCGAGCACTGGCCGGTCTACCGCGGGACCCCCGTCCGGTACTGGCTGCAGGTGCAGTTCGCCGACCTGTTCGGGATCACCGTGCGCCCCAGCGCCGAGACCGCCGACGAGATCTACGACCGGATCGCGGCCACCCTGCAGACCCCGCAGTTCCGCCCGCGAGCGCTGTTCGAGCGGTTCGGCGTCGAGGTCCTGGCCACCACCGACGACCCCTGCGACGACCTCGCCGACCACGCGACCCTGGCCGCCGACCCGACCTGGACCGGCCGCGTCCTGCCGACGTTCCGGCCCGACCGGTACCTGGAGGTCGGCGCCGAGGGCTGGGCCGGGCACGCCGACCGGCTGGCCGAGGTCGCCGGCGTCGACACCGGCGACCTGCCCGGTTTCCTCGACGCGATGCAGCGGCGGCGCGAGCACTTCCGCGCCCACGGCGCCGTCTCGGCCGACCACAGCCACGCCGACGTCCGCGCCGAGCGCCTCCCCGACGCGGAGGCCGCGGAACTCTTCGCCCGGGCGCGCGAGGGGTCCGGGAACCCGGCCGGGGCGACGGCGCTGCGCCGGCACCTGCTGTGGGAGATGGCGCGGATGTCCGCGCAGGACGGTCTGGTGATGACGCTGCACCCCGGCGTGGCGCGCAGCCACCACGGCCCGACGCAGCGCGCCTTCGGGGCCGACGTCGGCGCCGACGTCCCGCTGCCGGGTGACTTCACGCGCGCCCTGCGCCCCCTCCTGCAGGACTTCGGCACCGACCCGGGGTTCCAGCTCGTCCTCTTCACCCTCGACGAGACCACCCTGTCCCGCGAGATCGCCCCGCTGGCCGGTTTCTACCCCTCGGTCTGGGTGGGGGCACCGTGGTGGTTCCTCGACGCGCCCGAGGCCACCACCCGGCACCGGGCGGCCGTGACGGAGACGGCGGGTTTCGGCAAGACGTCGGGTTTCATCGACGACACCCGCGCGTTCTGCTCGATCCCCGCCCGCCACGACATGGCCCGCCGCCTCGACGCCGCCTACCTGTCCACGCTCGTCACCGACGGCCGGCTCGAGGAGGACGAGGCGACCGAGACGATCGTCGACATCGTCACCGTCAACCCCAGGAAGGCGTTCCGGCTGTGACCGGCACCCCGCGGACCGGGTCGTGGCACCGCGACCGCCCGGCTCCCCCCGTCCGGATCGTCCACCTCGGGCTGGGGAACTTCCACCGCGCCCACCAGGCCTGGTACACCGCGCACGCCTCCGACGCGGACGGGTGGGGCATCGCGGCCTTCACCGGCCGCCGGCCCGAGGCCGCCGAGAAGCTGCAGCGGCAGGACGGGCTGTACACGCTGCTGGTCCGCGGGCCCGACGGCGACCACCCGGAGGTGGTCGCCTCGCTGTCGCGCGCGTACGCCGCCACCGACCACGACGAGTTCCTGGACCTGCTGCGCCGCAGCGAGGTCGCCGTCGTGACGCTCACCGTCACCGAGGCCGCGTACCTGCTGGGGGCCGACGGCGGGCTCGACGTGGACCGCCCCGAGGTCCGGGCCGACGCGGCCGCGCTGCGGGCCGACCCCACCGCCCCCGTCACCACCGTCCCCGGGCGGCTGGTGGCCGGGCTCGCCGCGCGCCGGGCCGCCGGGACCGGGCCGGTCACCGTCCTGTCCTGCGACAACCTCGCCCACAACGGGGCGGTGACCGCGGCGGTCGTGACGCGCTTCGCCGGGCTCCTCGACCCGGACCTGGCGGGGTGGATCGGTGCGGAGGTGGAGTTCGCCTCCTCCGTGGTCGACCGGATCACCCCGGCCACGACCGACGAGGTCGTCACGAGGGTCGCCGAGCTCACGGGCCGGCACGACGAGTCCCCCGTCCCGGCCGAACCGTTCTCGGAGTGGATCGTCGCCGGGCGGTTCCCCGCGGGCCGCCCGGACTGGGAGAGCGCCGGGGCGGTGTTCGTCGAGGACGTCACCCCCCACGAGCAGCGCAAGCTGTGGCTGCTCAACGGCTCGCACTCCCTGCTCGCCTACGCCGGTCCGCTCCTGGGGCACCGCACCATCGCCGACGCCGTCGCCGACCCTCGCTGCCGGGCCTGGGTGGAGACGTTCTGGGACGAGGCGTGCCGGCACCTGCCGATCCCGGCCGCCGACCTCGCCCGGTACCGGGAGGCGCTGCTGGACCGCTACGCCAATCCCGGCGTCCGGCACCTGCTCGCCCAGATCGCCGCCGGCGGTTCGCTCAAGCTCCCGCTGCGCACCGTCCCCGCGCTGCGCGCCGAGCGGGCCGCGGGCCGGCTGCCGGGCGGGTGCGCCACGGCCGTCGCCGCCTGGGTCCGGCACCTGCGCGGTGAGGGCACCCCCGTCGACGACCCCGCCGCGGACCGTGCGGTCGCGGCCGCGACGTCACCGGACCCCGTGCGGGACGTGCTGTCCCTGCTGCACCCCGGCCTGGGGGAGGACGGCGGGCTGGTCGACCTCGTCAGCTCCCGGCTCGAGGCGCTGGGCCCCGGGCCCGTCTGAGGCGGACCCCCGGCGGGGCGGTGCGGGCCGGACCCGTCGACCCCCGCACGACGAGCCACGCGGGCAGCAGCACCGGGTCGCCGGTGCCGCCCTCGCGGGGGCGGCCCGCCGCGAGGTGGGCCACCCCCGCGGACCCCATCTCGACCAGCGGGGAGGCGATGGTCGTCAGCCCCGGCCGGACGATGTCCGCGTCGACGATGTTGTCGAACCCGACGACGCTCACGTCCTCGGGGACGCGACGACCCCCGGCCGTGACGGCGCGCAGGAACCCGATGGCCATGAGGTCGTTGAAGGCAATCACGGCGGTCGAGGGCCGCCGCGCCCACGCCTCGGCGGCCACCGCCCCGCCCCGCAGCGTCGGCAGGTTCGGACCCACCCTGCCGACCCGCAGGTCCAGTTCCAGCCCCGCCTCCTGCAGACCGCGCCACCGGGTCCCGTCGGCGTGCGAGGCCTCCGGCCCGGCGAGGTACGTGATCGAGGTGTGGCCCAGTCCGACGAGGTGCTCAGCGGCCTTCTTCACGGCCCGGACGTTGTCGCTGACGACGGAGGTCACCGACCGGACCGACCGGTTGAGCACGACGACCGGTTTGCGCTTGGCGACGGACCGGATCTCCTGGTCGCTCAGGCGGGAGGAGGCCAGCACGAAACCGTCGACGGTGGCCTCCAGCCGGGCCAGCGCCTGCGCCTCGGCCCGTTCGGACTCCTGCGTCTCCACCACGGCGAGGGTCAGGTCGTGCGCGACCGCGACCCGTTCGGCACCCCGGACCACCCCGACGAAGACGGGGTTGGCGATGTCGGCCACGACGAGGGCGAGGACACCGGACCCGCGGGTCGACAGCGGCACCTGGATGCGGGAGGAGCGGTAACCCAGCTCACCGGCGACCCTCCGGACGTGCTCGGCGGTCCGCCAGCTCACCCGGCCCGGTTTCGCCAGGGCCCGCGAGACGGTGGACGCGGACACCCCGGCGGCGGCGGCGACGTCGTAGATCGTCACCTCGGCCGCCCTGGCCCCGTCGCCCGCCACGCCCCGGACGCTAGCAACCGACTGCCGGCAACCAACTGCTGGCAACGACTGGCTCCGCCCGGGCCGGGAGTGCTCGGGTGTCCCCATGACGCTCGCCCCGCCCGAGACCGCCGTGCCCGCCGCGCTGGCGCGAGCCTTCTCCGGGGTGGGCCGGCTCGGCGTCGCCTTCTCCGGCGGCGTCGACTCCGCGGTCGTGCTGGCCGCGGCCGTCCGCACCCTGGGCGCGGCCCGCGTCGTCGCGGTCCTCGGCGTCTCCCCCAGCCTGCCGGCCACCGAACGCGCTGCGGCGCACCGCGTCGCAGCGGTCGTGGGGGCGGCGCTGGTCGAGGTCGAGACCCGCGAGGGCGAGGACCCCGCCTACCGCGCCAACGGGGCGGACCGCTGCTTCCACTGCAAGGACGAGCTGTTCACCCGCATCGGCGAGGACGTCGTCACCGCGCACGACCTCGACGCCGTCGCCTACGGGGAGAACGCCGACGACGCCCGGCGACCGGACCGGCCCGGGTCCCGCGCCGCGGCCGAGCACCGGGTCCTGCGTCCCCTCGCCGACGCCGGGCTGGACAAGGCGGCGGTCCGCGCACTGGCCCGCGCCTGGTCGCTGCCGTGCGCGGACAAGCCCGCCGCCCCCTGCCTGGCCTCGCGCATCCCCCACCACCAGGAGGTGACGCCGGCCAAGCTCGCCCAGGTCGAGGCGGCCGAGGCGGCGCTGCGCGCGCTGGGCCTGGGGGACCTGCGGGTGCGCCACCACGGGGACATCGCCCGCCTGGAGGTCCCCGCCGCCGACCTGGTGCGGGTGGCCTCGGACCCGTTGCGCGAGCAGGTGCGCTCGGCCGTCCGGGGCGCCGGGTTCCGCTGGGCCGTGCTCGACCTGGCCGGGATGCAGTCCGGCGCGTTCACGCTGGAGGTGCTGCGGCGTGGGTGACCTGACGGGGATCGCCGACCTCGACCTCGACCGGACGGCGCGGCGGGGCTACCCCGAGGCGGTGTTCTGCGCGGGCAAGACGCCCGAGCAGGTCGGGCGCATCGCCGGCGCGGTCCGCGAGCGCCCGGACGTCACGACCCTGTTCACGCGCGCCGGCGCCGAGCACGCCGCCGCGGTGCTCGCCGCGCTGCCGGAGGCCGCCCACGACGTCGACAGCGGCCTGCTGGCGTGGCCGCCCGCACCGCCGGAGCCGGCCGGGGGGCTCGTCGTCGTGCTGGCCGCGGGGACCTCGGACCTGCCCGTGGCGCGCGAGGCGCACCTGACGGCGCGCTACCTGGGTCGGGCCAGCGAGCTCGTCGTGGACGTCGGGGTCGCCGGGCTGCACCGGGTCCTGGCGCGGGTGGACCTGCTGCGCCGCGCCCGCGTCGTCGTCGTGGCGGCGGGGATGGACGGGGCGCTGCCGAGCGTCGTGGCCGGGTTGACGTCCGCGCCGGTCGTGGGGTTGCCCACGTCGGTGGGCTACGGGGCGGCGTTCGGCGGGATCGCGGCGCTGCTGACCATGCTGAACGCCTGCGCCCCGGGGGTGAGCGTCGTGAACATCGACAACGGGTACGGGGCGGGGCACCTCGCCGCGCAGATCGCCGCGCCCGCGGCCGGGGACGCGGGGGACGCGTGAGCCACGTCTGGGTGGACGCCTCGGCCGGGGTCGCCGGGGACATGCTGCTCGGCGCGCTCCTGGACGCCGGCGCGGACCTCGCCGCGGTGCGGGTGGCCGTCCGCGCGGTCGCCGGGGACGCCGTGTCCGTGCGCGCCGAGCGCGTCACGCGGGCCGGGCTCGCCGCGACGAAGGCGCACGTCGACCTGCACGACGAGGACCCCCCGCACCGCACGTGGACGACGGTCCGGGGGATGCTCGCGGCGGCCGACCTGCCGGACCCGGTGCGGCGCGACGCCCTCGCGGTGTTCGGGGCGCTGGCCGCGGCCGAGGGCGCCGTGCACGGCGTGCCCGCCGACGACGTCCACTTCCACGAGGTCGGTGCGCTGGACTCGATCGCGGACGTCGTCGGGGTGTGCGCCGCGCTGCACGACCTCGGCGTCACGTCCGCGAGCGCCGGTGCGGTCGCCGTGGGGTCGGGCACCGTCCACGCCGCGCACGGGGCGGTGCCGGTGCCGGTGCCCGCGGTCGTGGCGCTCTCGCGCGGCCGGCGGGTGCGGGCCGGCGGGGAGGGTGAGCTGACGACGCCGACGGGGATGGCGCTGGTGGCCGCGCTCGCGAGCGCCGACGAGGACCTGCCGGAGCTGACCGTGTCGGCGTGGGGGTCGGGGGCGGGCACGCGCGACGTACCGGGGCGGGCGAACGTCACCCGCGTGGTGCTGGGTGAGCCGTCGGGGGCCGCGGGCCGGCCGGTGGCCCACCAGCTGGAGGCCACCGTCGACGACCTCGACCCGCGGCTGTGGCCGGGGGTCCTCGCGCGGGTCCTGGCGGCGGGGGCGCACGACGCGTGGCTCGTCCCGGTGCTCGGCAAGAAGGGCCGCCCCGCGCACGTGCTGACGGTCCTGTCCCCGCCGGAGCGCTCCGACGACCTCGAGGAGCTGGTCGTCGCCACGACGACGACGCTGGGGGTGCGGCGCACCGCCTGCACGCGCTTGACGCTGGACCGCGGCTGGGTCGACGTGACCGTCGAGGGGCACCGGGTCGCCGTGAAGGTCGGGCGGTCGCGCGGGGTCGTGCAGCAGGTGATGCCGGAGTTCGAGGACGTGGCCCGGGTCGCCGCCGAGCTCGACCGTCCCGAGCGCGGCGTCCTCACCGCGGCGCACGCGGCGGCGGCGGCCGCCGGCTGGGTCGTCGGCGGACCCCCGCCGGGGGACGTCCTCGGACGCTGACCACCAGCGGCGCACCGGCCGGGGCGTACTGCCGCACCGTCCCGGCGGGCACCGCCGGCCACGTCACCGGCGGTTCGGTGCCGTCGTCGTCGCGGCGGACGCGGCGCGGTGGGTCGCCGGCACGTGCCGCCGGAGGGGCTGCGCCGACTCCCGGGGAGCTCGCGGGGTCCTCACGGTGTCTGCTCGGGCGGGGCCAGCAGCGAGGCGTAGTCGGCCCCCGTCAGGACCTCGTCCGTCAGGGCCCCGCCCGGCAGGGGCACCTCGCGGTCGCTGCCGCCGCGCTGCAACCGGACCCCGGTCACCCCCGGCACGGAGGTGAGGCTGAGGACGACCTGCCCCACGGCCAGCGGGAGCCGGTCGGCGCTCTGGTCCTCCGACAGCCCCTGCACCTCGACGGTCACGACACCGTCGGTGGCGTCGGAGACGTCCAGCTCGACGTCCGCCCCGAGCGCGCTCTGCAACCCGGTGGCCCGGTCGTCGTCGGTGGGTCCCCGCTGCAGCCGGCGCAGGACGAGGGCGACCGCTTCGGAGGTGGAGGCGGGCGCCTCGGTGAGCGGCAGGCCGGTCAACCGCAGGTCGGCGTCGAGCAGGTAGACGCGGACCGGGCCCGGGGCGGTGCTGCGCGGGGGGTCCGGCGTGGGCGTGGGCGTGGGCGCCGGGGAGGCGAGCGCGTACGGGATGCGGGTGGGGTCGATGGTCTGCACCTGCCCGTCCGAGGGCACCCCGCACGCGGCCAGGCCGGTGAGCAGGCACGTGAGCAGGGCCCCGGCGTGGACACCGCCTCCGGCGCGGCGCCGCCCGTTCACGACGGCCCGCCCGCGAGCGGCAGCCGCAGCACGAACCGCGCACCCCCGCCGGGCGGGACGCTGCACCACACGGCCCCGCCGTGCGCCTTCGCGGTCTCGGCGACCAGGCTGAGCCCCAACCCGGCCCCGGGCAGCGCGCCGCGCGAGCCCGCGCGCGCGAAGCGGTCGAAGATCCGGTCCCGGTCGGCCTCCTCGACCCCGGGGCCGGCGTCGTCGACGACGAGGAGGGCGTCCCCGGCGCGGGCCAGGACCCGCACCCCGGTCGCCCCGCCGGCGTAGCGGTCGGCGTTGTCGAGCAGGTTCACGACCACCCGGCTGATCTGCTGCTTGTCGACGACGACCGGGACCGGCCCCTCCGGGCGGTCCAGCACCAGGGCGCAGGAGCGCTCGCGCAGCACCTGCCCGGCCAGGTCGCCCAGGTCCACGGGGGTCCGTTCCCGGGTTCCCGCTCCCGACTCCAGGACGGCCAGCTCCAGCAGGTCGTCGAGGGTGCGGGCGAAGCGGTCCAGCTCGCGGCCGACGAGGTCCAGCGCCTGCCGGGAGCGGTCGGGCAGCTCCTCGCGGCGGCGCTTGAGCAGGTCGACACCGGTCACGAGGGTGGTCAGCGGGGACCGCAGCTCGTGGCTGACGTCGGCGGAGAACCGCGCCTCGCGGGCGATCTGCTCCTCCAGCGCGTCGACCATGCTGTTGAAGGAGCCCACGATGGTGGCCAGGTCGGGGTCCTCGGTCGTCGGCAGCCGCGTCCCGACCTCACCGCCGGCGATGACCGCCGCGGTCCGGGCCACGCGGTGCAGCGGGGCCAGGGCGCGGCGGGAGGTCCAGGACCCCAGGCCCGCTCCGCCGAGGGCCGTGAGCAACGCGCACGCGCCCAGCGCGACCTGCAGGGTGGTGAGCGTCTGGGCCAGCTCCCCGACGCTGGAGACCTCGTAGAAGTCGGCGCCCACGGCCGGCAGGGGCAGCCCGACGGCCAGCACGGGCTTCCCGCCGACCTCCGTCCAGGCCACGGCCGCCGACCTGCTGCCCACCGAGGACGTGAGCGCCTCCGGGAGGTCGTCGATCGAGACGTCCAGGGTCGTGGAGAACCGCTGCCCACCGCGGTCGACGAGGATCTCCGCCCCCGCGGGGGCCGTGACCGCGCCCAGCACGTCGCTCACCGCGACCCCGGAGGTCCCGAGCCCGTCGCGGACGAAGGAGGCGTCCGCGAACGCCTGCCGGGTGGCGGACTGCTCGCGCTGGCTGAGGAGGTAGCTGCGCGCCGTCGTGTACGTCGTCACGGCCCCCGTGACCGCCAGCAGCGTGGCCCCGGTGGCGAACATCAGGGTCACCCGCGCCCGCAGCCCCAGGGTCACCGCAGGTCCAGCCGGTACCCCAGGCCCCGCACGGTCGCCACGAGCTGCGGCGCGGACGGGTCCCGCTCGACCTTGGTCCGCAACCGCCGCACGTGGACGTCGACGATGCGTTCGTCCCCGAAGAACCCGCGGTCCCACACCCGGTCCAGCAGGACGGCGCGGCTCAGGACGCGACCGGGCGCGTCGGCCAGCTCGCACAGCAGGCGGAACTCCGTGACCGTCAGGTGCACCAGGTCGGCGCCGCGCCGGACCTGGCCGGCGGCGGCGTCCAGCACGATGCGGGGCGCCCCGTCCCCGCCGGGGTCGAGGACGACCGCTCCCCGCTCCGGGTCCTGCGCGGGCGGGGGGACGGCGAAGCGGCGGCGCAGCGCTCGCAGCCGCGCGGCGAGCTCGTCCAGGTCGAAGGGCTTCGTCACGTAGTCGTCGGCGCCGGCCTCCAGGGCCGCGATCACGTCGCTCTTGTCGCGGCGGGCCGAGACCACGATGACGGGGGCCCCGCTCAGGGGCCGCACCCGGCGGATGAACGAGAACCCGTCGATGCCGCCGAGCATGAGGTCGACCACCATGACGTCGGGCCGGCCCCCCGAGGCGCTGCCCGCGGCGACGAGGTCGAGGGCCTCCTCGGCGCTGGCGGCGCCGCTGACCGCGTACCCCTCGTCCTCCATGGCCAGCGTGAGGGACGTCCTGATGCCGTCGTCGTCGTCGAGCACGAGCAGGTGCGGCCTCACCCGCGCCATGCTGCCAGCTCCCGCGGCACCGGGTCCCGCGGACCCGACCACCGGACGCCGTTTCGTCACACGATCGCAAAGGAGACGCACGGACGATCGCAACACGGGGTCGCCACAGTGGTGTCCACGCCCCGACGTGATGGAGCGGCGGGGCGGCCAACGTCGCAGGAGGGGGGGACCGTGGACAGGACGTCGTGGACACGACTGGAGGGGAGCCCCGTGCTGGTCCTGGACCCCGCCGACCTGAGGGCCGGCCTGGGGTTCCTGCGCTGGCGGCTGGGCCGGGTGCTGGACGAGGGGCCGACGGTCCTGGTCGTCGACGTCAGCGGTCTGCCCACGCTGTCGTCGGCCACCGTGGCCGCGCTGCTGCGCGCCC contains the following coding sequences:
- a CDS encoding Gfo/Idh/MocA family protein, with translation MNSTVRLGVIGLGTQGSTYARFVTDGRVPGMTLGAVADSDPGKAGRVESEFGGVPFFTDHRAMLDSGTVDAVVTCVPHYQHPQMGVDAIERGVHVLVEKPAGVHSLQVKRLNAVAAAHPDVTFGVMFNQRTNPLYRRLKEIVESGGIGRIIRSNWIITTWWRPQGYYEQSAWRATWGGEGGGVLVNQAPHQLDLWQWLCGVPRSVFAKVSYGLQRDIAVEDEVTVLADFGEGSTGVFVTAVHDLVGTDRLEIQGDAGKIVVEGSKVATVTRFAKPEREISAGIGPEQVAQLFRGQLDVSELQTTETIEFPSAWGEQHVAVLANFAAAVRGEEELIAPGAEGLLGVRLANAVHLSSWTGREVGLDFDDEQYLALLNERIADEALFPQRHGDE
- a CDS encoding lactate racemase domain-containing protein, with product MAAREDGAFGADPGDPGRAASLGGPAGRLDPQDVRRFVVDQVRGVDLDGARVCVVVPDATRTCPLPLLLRAVHDGFAGRPARVDVVVALGTHQGMDEEHLARHLGYEAGALEATYPGWSVVNHESWEPATFTSLGTVPAARLAELTGGLLPGPDVDVRINRLVAEADVALVVGPVFPHEVVGFSGGNKYFFPGVSGQEVIDVSHWVGALVTSAAMIGSRGVTPVRALIDEAASMLRCRRLALCLVVASGTDVLHAAAFGTPEDAWAACAEVSAQTHVTYLDRPWRRVLSVVPEKYEDIWTAAKGFYKLEPVVADGGELVLYAPHITQVSVMHPRITQIGYHNRDYFTGQWERFRDQPWGDLAHSTHLRGQGTWDPEHGERNRVTVTLATGIPREVVEAVNLQYLDPATIDVDAWSQDPDTFVEPHAGEVLYRLREGAPAGPAATAPGEADGREPSPEGADE
- the uxaC gene encoding glucuronate isomerase, with protein sequence MTPLQLDPDRLLPPDPTRRAVARRLHAAVADLPVISPHGHVPAGWLAHDVPFADPTSLLLTPDHYATRLLHSHGVDLAHLGVGRGPLSPEASRAAFRTLCEHWPVYRGTPVRYWLQVQFADLFGITVRPSAETADEIYDRIAATLQTPQFRPRALFERFGVEVLATTDDPCDDLADHATLAADPTWTGRVLPTFRPDRYLEVGAEGWAGHADRLAEVAGVDTGDLPGFLDAMQRRREHFRAHGAVSADHSHADVRAERLPDAEAAELFARAREGSGNPAGATALRRHLLWEMARMSAQDGLVMTLHPGVARSHHGPTQRAFGADVGADVPLPGDFTRALRPLLQDFGTDPGFQLVLFTLDETTLSREIAPLAGFYPSVWVGAPWWFLDAPEATTRHRAAVTETAGFGKTSGFIDDTRAFCSIPARHDMARRLDAAYLSTLVTDGRLEEDEATETIVDIVTVNPRKAFRL
- a CDS encoding mannitol dehydrogenase family protein; translated protein: MTGTPRTGSWHRDRPAPPVRIVHLGLGNFHRAHQAWYTAHASDADGWGIAAFTGRRPEAAEKLQRQDGLYTLLVRGPDGDHPEVVASLSRAYAATDHDEFLDLLRRSEVAVVTLTVTEAAYLLGADGGLDVDRPEVRADAAALRADPTAPVTTVPGRLVAGLAARRAAGTGPVTVLSCDNLAHNGAVTAAVVTRFAGLLDPDLAGWIGAEVEFASSVVDRITPATTDEVVTRVAELTGRHDESPVPAEPFSEWIVAGRFPAGRPDWESAGAVFVEDVTPHEQRKLWLLNGSHSLLAYAGPLLGHRTIADAVADPRCRAWVETFWDEACRHLPIPAADLARYREALLDRYANPGVRHLLAQIAAGGSLKLPLRTVPALRAERAAGRLPGGCATAVAAWVRHLRGEGTPVDDPAADRAVAAATSPDPVRDVLSLLHPGLGEDGGLVDLVSSRLEALGPGPV
- a CDS encoding LacI family DNA-binding transcriptional regulator: MAGDGARAAEVTIYDVAAAAGVSASTVSRALAKPGRVSWRTAEHVRRVAGELGYRSSRIQVPLSTRGSGVLALVVADIANPVFVGVVRGAERVAVAHDLTLAVVETQESERAEAQALARLEATVDGFVLASSRLSDQEIRSVAKRKPVVVLNRSVRSVTSVVSDNVRAVKKAAEHLVGLGHTSITYLAGPEASHADGTRWRGLQEAGLELDLRVGRVGPNLPTLRGGAVAAEAWARRPSTAVIAFNDLMAIGFLRAVTAGGRRVPEDVSVVGFDNIVDADIVRPGLTTIASPLVEMGSAGVAHLAAGRPREGGTGDPVLLPAWLVVRGSTGPARTAPPGVRLRRARGPAPRAGS
- a CDS encoding asparagine synthase-related protein; its protein translation is MTLAPPETAVPAALARAFSGVGRLGVAFSGGVDSAVVLAAAVRTLGAARVVAVLGVSPSLPATERAAAHRVAAVVGAALVEVETREGEDPAYRANGADRCFHCKDELFTRIGEDVVTAHDLDAVAYGENADDARRPDRPGSRAAAEHRVLRPLADAGLDKAAVRALARAWSLPCADKPAAPCLASRIPHHQEVTPAKLAQVEAAEAALRALGLGDLRVRHHGDIARLEVPAADLVRVASDPLREQVRSAVRGAGFRWAVLDLAGMQSGAFTLEVLRRG
- the larB gene encoding nickel pincer cofactor biosynthesis protein LarB, giving the protein MGDLTGIADLDLDRTARRGYPEAVFCAGKTPEQVGRIAGAVRERPDVTTLFTRAGAEHAAAVLAALPEAAHDVDSGLLAWPPAPPEPAGGLVVVLAAGTSDLPVAREAHLTARYLGRASELVVDVGVAGLHRVLARVDLLRRARVVVVAAGMDGALPSVVAGLTSAPVVGLPTSVGYGAAFGGIAALLTMLNACAPGVSVVNIDNGYGAGHLAAQIAAPAAGDAGDA